A single window of Opitutaceae bacterium DNA harbors:
- a CDS encoding HlyD family efflux transporter periplasmic adaptor subunit, giving the protein MTAHPNAAAHVQRQLNDVSARLAQLAKESPDLPVYLKAHAECILQILRPQGLSYEMLAGRSFQRMVASQWETLNLKDSPELAESFRKAIHRVAETGHPVTLPAKLQASSNLPGLQPQDAPAPEELSLFNSTDFDQYFVPILSGNVVSGVLHVWFIPIDAQAGQLRAAILRQICGEVELYLKARRSGDLAAEVTRVSTYAKLLEEISGDNDVESIGWHIVNYARESVACDRVSLLVAKGRGDEPLAEDWIGLDQDYELGATSGLRRPHPRSEQAVILKRLAERLTQMSLANSAKRRTALPGGASPQPALNGSNGNHGLNGRHKDELVEQPLPAAADGDAAVSVGASTADNPPREEQENLKPARPGGPARPQMQLTLVQRDPAKVATRPAEVNEYFDAVPMNWATVMPLFDRQDRVRGILLFEGVKKPEKLDSTILQMRDLAISAGRNLGAALYWQRQPAARMARRWINARNKIVNTPRREKWTRFGLPVLVIAVIMALPISFKVTGAARVLPRERTSLAAYAATRLLSVDVREGQAVRKGDVLARFETTDVELQIRAAQQEVERGLVEVDAARGDKDEIRMQVARLATARARTALEKLQRDLERMTIRAPFDGIVLGAQNLSARIGQVPRPGEGVLEVIDPTSWKVQIDVREQDLRILDKRFQSHGPVEGSVRLAANPTQAYPLAVTSSEQLAYGLDTTRGEFLFQISAPLKVEPSQLDLLKSGFAGRASFECGRRPIAYILFHDFINFLRLRFS; this is encoded by the coding sequence ATGACAGCTCATCCAAATGCCGCCGCACACGTTCAAAGGCAACTGAACGACGTGTCGGCCCGACTGGCGCAACTGGCGAAGGAATCGCCGGACCTGCCGGTGTACCTGAAGGCGCACGCGGAGTGCATCCTGCAAATCCTGCGCCCGCAGGGATTGTCGTACGAGATGCTCGCCGGAAGAAGCTTTCAGCGGATGGTGGCGAGCCAGTGGGAGACGCTCAACTTGAAGGATTCGCCCGAGCTCGCGGAATCGTTCCGCAAGGCCATCCACCGGGTGGCCGAGACCGGGCATCCCGTCACCTTGCCCGCCAAGCTCCAGGCATCGAGCAACCTGCCCGGGCTGCAGCCTCAGGACGCACCGGCGCCGGAAGAGCTGTCGCTCTTCAACTCGACGGATTTCGACCAGTATTTCGTGCCGATTCTCAGCGGCAATGTGGTTTCAGGAGTCCTGCACGTGTGGTTCATCCCGATCGACGCGCAGGCGGGCCAGTTGCGCGCCGCAATCCTTCGCCAGATCTGCGGGGAAGTGGAGCTGTACCTCAAGGCGCGGCGCAGCGGCGACCTCGCGGCCGAGGTGACCCGCGTCTCCACCTACGCGAAACTGCTCGAGGAAATTTCCGGCGACAACGATGTGGAGTCGATCGGCTGGCACATCGTCAACTACGCGCGCGAATCCGTGGCCTGCGATCGTGTGTCGCTGCTCGTGGCGAAGGGCCGCGGCGATGAACCGCTGGCCGAGGACTGGATCGGACTCGACCAGGACTACGAACTGGGCGCAACCAGCGGTCTGCGCCGTCCGCATCCACGCAGCGAACAGGCCGTCATTCTCAAGCGCCTCGCCGAGCGGCTGACACAGATGTCGCTCGCCAACTCCGCGAAACGGAGAACGGCGCTGCCCGGTGGCGCATCCCCGCAGCCGGCCCTGAATGGATCAAACGGCAACCACGGGTTGAACGGACGGCACAAGGACGAGCTCGTGGAGCAACCCCTGCCCGCCGCCGCTGACGGCGACGCTGCGGTATCCGTCGGCGCGTCCACAGCTGACAATCCGCCCCGGGAGGAGCAGGAAAATCTCAAGCCCGCTCGGCCCGGCGGCCCGGCGCGGCCGCAGATGCAGCTGACGCTGGTGCAGCGCGATCCCGCCAAGGTTGCAACTCGACCGGCCGAGGTGAACGAGTATTTCGACGCCGTGCCGATGAACTGGGCTACGGTGATGCCGCTGTTTGACCGGCAGGACCGGGTGCGCGGCATCCTGCTCTTCGAGGGAGTCAAGAAACCCGAGAAGCTCGACTCGACGATCCTGCAGATGCGCGACCTCGCGATCTCGGCGGGGCGCAACCTCGGCGCGGCCCTGTACTGGCAGCGCCAGCCCGCGGCGCGCATGGCGCGCCGCTGGATCAATGCGCGTAACAAGATTGTCAATACACCAAGAAGGGAGAAGTGGACGCGCTTCGGCCTGCCGGTACTCGTGATCGCGGTCATCATGGCGCTGCCCATTTCATTCAAAGTCACGGGCGCCGCCAGAGTCCTTCCCCGCGAACGCACGTCACTCGCCGCCTACGCGGCGACCCGCCTGCTGTCAGTCGACGTCCGCGAGGGCCAGGCGGTCAGGAAGGGTGACGTGCTCGCGCGTTTCGAAACGACGGACGTCGAACTGCAGATCCGCGCCGCCCAGCAGGAGGTCGAGCGCGGGCTGGTCGAGGTGGACGCCGCCCGCGGCGACAAGGACGAAATCCGCATGCAGGTGGCCCGCCTCGCCACGGCGCGCGCACGCACCGCGCTGGAAAAGCTTCAGCGCGACTTGGAACGCATGACGATCCGCGCGCCCTTTGACGGCATCGTCCTCGGCGCACAGAACTTGTCGGCCCGCATCGGCCAGGTGCCGCGGCCCGGCGAGGGCGTGCTCGAGGTGATTGATCCCACCAGTTGGAAGGTCCAGATAGACGTGCGCGAACAGGACCTGCGCATTCTCGACAAGAGGTTCCAAAGCCACGGACCCGTCGAAGGCTCCGTGCGCCTCGCAGCCAATCCCACGCAGGCCTATCCGCTCGCGGTCACCAGTTCGGAGCAGCTCGCCTACGGTCTCGACACAACCCGCGGGGAGTTTCTCTTTCAGATCTCGGCGCCGTTGAAGGTGGAGCCCAGCCAGCTCGATCT
- a CDS encoding helix-turn-helix transcriptional regulator, producing the protein MANWQQLTDSLVDLCLHRTLRGFEQALGRIWLQLSIDAWGIFLPPSFQAGDRQLFMGQGVRPTGPLLTQAARQGIESLAPGGRLTPQVVETLAGELIPGPNWIRRILQVGDAQTPPLILFVFRRPERGPFNQTDLELLAWTGTHVRKAFTVLAEQQEQEFMVGLFRLVSNLHPEGICVLDNQQRPLFESRNFRQHLMLWEHGSKAQSLSLPRSTALPEVWQKACFEAFRTLVDVKLPPTGGRLVVSQGPVVNLAKKISEEQRVVGAVRYLAMRSTLGLRPYLLLTSSIASTQQTQGVPSLSRLAERFDFSRREVQMADLILRGHSADEIGTRLKIALPTVKTHIRNILRKAGAKTRLQFIGLVRSG; encoded by the coding sequence ATGGCCAACTGGCAGCAGCTCACCGACAGCCTGGTTGACCTGTGCCTGCATCGAACACTTCGGGGCTTTGAGCAGGCGCTGGGCAGGATCTGGCTGCAGCTTTCCATCGACGCCTGGGGGATCTTCCTGCCGCCGAGTTTTCAGGCGGGTGACCGCCAGCTTTTCATGGGGCAGGGTGTCAGGCCCACAGGGCCCCTGCTGACCCAGGCAGCCCGCCAGGGAATCGAATCGCTCGCTCCCGGCGGGCGGCTCACCCCGCAGGTTGTCGAGACGCTCGCAGGCGAGCTCATTCCCGGGCCCAACTGGATTCGCCGGATCCTGCAGGTCGGAGACGCCCAGACGCCACCGTTGATCCTGTTTGTCTTCCGCCGCCCGGAGCGCGGCCCATTCAACCAGACGGACCTGGAGCTGCTTGCCTGGACGGGCACGCATGTGCGCAAGGCCTTCACCGTGCTCGCCGAGCAGCAGGAGCAGGAGTTCATGGTCGGTCTGTTCCGGCTCGTCAGCAATCTTCATCCGGAGGGCATCTGTGTGCTCGACAACCAGCAGCGCCCGCTTTTCGAGAGCCGAAACTTCCGCCAGCACCTCATGCTCTGGGAGCATGGATCGAAGGCTCAGTCGCTTTCGCTTCCGCGCTCCACCGCACTGCCCGAGGTCTGGCAGAAGGCCTGCTTCGAAGCGTTTCGCACACTGGTCGATGTCAAGCTGCCGCCCACCGGCGGTCGCCTCGTCGTCTCGCAAGGCCCTGTCGTCAATCTTGCGAAAAAAATCTCCGAGGAACAACGCGTGGTCGGCGCGGTACGATACCTGGCCATGCGAAGCACGCTTGGATTGCGTCCCTATCTCCTGCTCACGTCGTCGATCGCAAGCACCCAGCAGACCCAGGGGGTTCCCAGTCTCTCACGGCTCGCCGAACGCTTTGACTTTTCACGCCGCGAGGTCCAGATGGCCGATCTCATTCTCAGGGGGCATTCCGCGGACGAGATTGGCACTCGGCTTAAGATTGCGCTCCCCACGGTGAAAACCCATATTCGCAACATTCTCCGCAAGGCCGGCGCAAAGACCCGCCTTCAGTTCATCGGTCTCGTCAGATCCGGGTAG
- a CDS encoding efflux RND transporter periplasmic adaptor subunit — MSGTLATIPPAPTVSPEWLMMAESVPAPLRVDLVIRRQLFKFEDYYVVKDPLSLTYFRLQPEEAYIVGLMDGRRKMREIYAAYLEHYPNSDRSLEDIATFVNQLGTGGLLSINARSFIDTARKAKLRPNHWLMVWGKVVSGVLFFKVPLLDPSPWLGKVVHAVRFFWTRWFVALSLLFIAGTLVRLAINRDEIANPGINFFSASNLALVWVTIIFIKSMHEFAHATTCRRFGGEVHEMGFCLMCFTPCGYVDASDAWMMRHKRHKLYTTIAGVFVELNLASIAAHLWLLFPDGVARNLAFNAMLIASVNTLLFNANPLMRFDGYYVVCDLLEIPNLRAKAIAYCSYHLQRLLLGYRNGQQAALMTSDTRGSVFLIYAIFAYLYMIFIIYGLTQIFARVLAPYGLHDIGLLLGIFVEGSFVALPFIKVFMDAFSPGAHIVKSGPTRWYVLRSLGILAVIVLLLFTVPTRFYVSEQAVVSAAGAEDISPQVTGMVTEVLVSTGQSVKAGDVLVRLENSSLVADLLQKQNDLDRARLRFATLQSTPNWKSSEALPEAAKSMDIAASEVARAQSDVDRLVIRAGRDGVVWSRRMDELVGRYADPTSILMRIVDPTKLRLLVPLSEAEAEVVDVGNEVTGRWRADGSRFETTISSVPRQPATVHEYTAGMLSVFGGPVPLSGGARPGQMPDYPIYLAEAQLDARPDQFTIEGMRAQVTIAGRETSYASRIGRWLMRLLGYRRPHH; from the coding sequence ATGAGCGGCACGCTGGCGACGATTCCCCCCGCACCGACGGTTTCACCGGAATGGCTGATGATGGCCGAGTCGGTGCCCGCCCCGCTGCGGGTCGACCTCGTGATCCGCCGGCAGCTCTTCAAGTTCGAGGACTACTACGTCGTCAAGGACCCGCTGTCGCTCACGTATTTCCGCCTGCAGCCCGAGGAGGCCTACATCGTCGGCCTGATGGACGGCCGGCGGAAGATGCGCGAGATCTACGCCGCGTATCTCGAGCATTATCCCAACTCGGACCGCTCGCTCGAGGACATCGCGACGTTCGTCAACCAGCTCGGCACGGGCGGACTGCTGAGCATCAATGCGCGGTCGTTCATCGACACGGCGCGCAAGGCAAAACTCCGGCCAAACCACTGGCTCATGGTCTGGGGCAAGGTGGTTTCCGGAGTGCTTTTCTTCAAGGTCCCGCTCCTCGATCCCAGCCCGTGGCTCGGCAAGGTCGTGCACGCGGTCCGCTTTTTCTGGACCCGCTGGTTCGTCGCCCTGAGCCTGCTCTTCATCGCGGGCACGCTGGTGCGCCTGGCGATCAACCGCGACGAGATTGCCAATCCCGGGATCAATTTCTTCTCCGCCAGCAATCTCGCCCTCGTGTGGGTGACGATCATCTTCATCAAGAGCATGCACGAGTTTGCGCATGCGACGACCTGCCGGCGCTTCGGGGGGGAGGTGCACGAGATGGGCTTCTGCCTCATGTGCTTCACGCCCTGCGGCTACGTGGACGCTTCGGACGCGTGGATGATGCGGCACAAGCGCCACAAACTCTACACGACGATCGCCGGCGTGTTCGTCGAACTCAACCTGGCCTCGATCGCGGCGCATCTCTGGCTGCTTTTTCCCGACGGCGTGGCGCGCAATCTCGCGTTCAACGCGATGCTGATTGCGAGCGTCAACACACTCCTGTTCAATGCCAATCCACTGATGCGTTTCGACGGCTATTACGTCGTTTGCGACCTGCTGGAGATTCCCAATCTGCGTGCAAAGGCCATCGCCTACTGCTCGTACCACCTGCAGCGCCTGCTGCTCGGCTATCGCAATGGGCAGCAGGCGGCGCTGATGACATCCGACACGCGGGGCAGCGTTTTTCTCATCTACGCCATCTTCGCCTACCTGTACATGATCTTCATCATTTACGGGCTGACGCAGATTTTTGCGCGCGTACTCGCGCCGTATGGCTTGCATGACATCGGGCTTCTCCTGGGAATTTTCGTCGAGGGTTCATTCGTCGCTCTTCCCTTCATCAAGGTTTTTATGGATGCGTTCAGTCCCGGAGCTCACATCGTCAAGTCGGGCCCCACGCGCTGGTACGTCCTGCGCTCGCTCGGCATACTCGCGGTGATCGTGCTGCTGCTCTTCACCGTGCCGACCCGGTTCTATGTGTCGGAACAGGCGGTGGTCAGCGCCGCCGGGGCGGAGGACATTTCGCCGCAGGTCACCGGCATGGTGACCGAAGTGCTGGTTTCCACCGGCCAGTCCGTCAAGGCCGGGGATGTCCTGGTGCGACTGGAAAACTCCTCCCTCGTGGCGGATCTTCTCCAGAAGCAAAATGATCTGGACAGGGCGCGGCTGCGTTTTGCCACGCTGCAATCAACACCCAACTGGAAGTCCAGCGAAGCGCTGCCCGAGGCGGCCAAATCAATGGACATCGCCGCATCGGAGGTTGCGCGTGCGCAGTCCGATGTCGACCGCCTGGTCATCCGCGCCGGTCGCGATGGAGTCGTCTGGTCGCGCCGCATGGATGAACTCGTCGGACGCTATGCCGATCCAACGTCGATACTCATGCGCATTGTGGATCCCACAAAACTGCGGCTGCTCGTTCCGCTCTCGGAGGCGGAGGCGGAAGTTGTCGATGTCGGCAACGAGGTCACCGGACGCTGGAGAGCCGACGGCAGCCGTTTCGAGACGACCATCAGCAGCGTGCCGCGACAGCCCGCCACGGTTCATGAATACACCGCGGGCATGCTCAGCGTGTTCGGTGGTCCGGTGCCCCTGAGTGGAGGTGCGCGTCCGGGTCAGATGCCCGACTATCCGATCTACCTCGCGGAAGCGCAGCTCGACGCAAGGCCGGATCAGTTCACAATCGAGGGCATGCGCGCCCAGGTCACCATCGCCGGACGGGAAACCAGTTACGCATCGCGGATCGGCCGCTGGCTGATGCGTCTGCTCGGCTACCGGCGGCCGCACCACTGA
- a CDS encoding TolC family protein, which translates to MSGRQGRRWIFFRKETPAAPLRGLPGLSPELSAPGYVWTLDTAISRALAANPALVEAKLMVERQTNLAVEAGSRRRPQVAVTGGQDWRDPNSLDAGPNVTNPRTALADRSYDIRMELRQLLFDGGGISNSVKSEKLKTLQTRLALQLAAYRTVALVKQHYEAVLFREATLANARRREESVRQIAEFTERRWKLGEQTELDHLRAQTELRLAQADIVKAQRDRQQSRIDFARQLYLPPPGDSMTSFTLSGRLEPDSFKLPRDEAISLAVARRLDLQSAQLQTQIADAVVRAVRSDAFPKIEANAGYGYRSSYYNYKRDLDGWSAGISGRWPIFDGNAVRSRTRAYQAEQRISQVRLEDMDLKVRTEVADLYGGLELARASLSAQEEARVLAEKSLAYSKRGYELGQATLQQVLEMEEVLLRAENARAEAVLTLNATVAQIEYTVGGALPGGRDVGPEVMP; encoded by the coding sequence ATGAGCGGCCGCCAGGGGCGCCGATGGATCTTCTTCCGCAAAGAAACTCCCGCAGCTCCCTTGCGCGGCCTGCCTGGGCTCTCGCCCGAATTGTCCGCACCCGGCTACGTCTGGACGCTTGACACCGCGATCTCCCGGGCACTCGCCGCCAATCCGGCACTGGTTGAGGCAAAACTGATGGTCGAGCGGCAGACCAACCTCGCCGTCGAGGCCGGCTCGCGCAGGCGACCGCAGGTGGCGGTCACCGGCGGACAGGACTGGCGGGATCCAAACTCCCTCGATGCCGGTCCGAATGTCACCAATCCGCGGACCGCGCTGGCCGACCGCAGCTACGACATCCGCATGGAATTGAGGCAGCTCCTTTTCGACGGCGGCGGCATTTCCAACTCGGTCAAAAGCGAGAAACTGAAGACACTGCAAACCCGCCTTGCCCTGCAGCTCGCAGCCTACCGCACGGTGGCGCTGGTCAAACAGCACTATGAGGCCGTCCTGTTTCGTGAAGCCACGCTCGCGAATGCCCGGCGTCGCGAGGAATCCGTCCGCCAGATCGCCGAATTCACGGAACGCCGCTGGAAGCTCGGCGAACAGACCGAGCTCGATCACCTGCGAGCCCAGACCGAACTTCGTCTCGCGCAGGCCGACATCGTAAAGGCCCAGCGCGACCGTCAGCAGTCGCGCATCGATTTCGCCCGGCAGCTCTACCTGCCCCCGCCCGGGGACTCAATGACGTCGTTCACGCTCTCCGGCCGGCTTGAGCCCGATTCATTCAAGCTGCCCCGTGATGAAGCCATCAGCTTGGCTGTCGCGCGCCGCCTGGACCTGCAGTCCGCCCAGCTTCAAACCCAGATCGCCGATGCGGTCGTGAGGGCCGTCAGAAGCGACGCCTTTCCAAAGATCGAGGCCAATGCGGGCTATGGCTACCGCTCGTCCTACTACAACTACAAGCGCGACCTCGACGGCTGGTCCGCCGGCATCAGCGGGCGCTGGCCGATTTTTGACGGCAATGCCGTGCGGTCGCGCACCCGGGCCTACCAGGCCGAGCAGCGCATCTCCCAGGTGCGGCTGGAAGACATGGACCTCAAGGTGCGCACCGAGGTGGCCGACCTCTACGGCGGGCTCGAGCTCGCAAGGGCCTCGCTGTCCGCGCAGGAGGAGGCGAGGGTGCTGGCGGAGAAATCGCTCGCGTATTCAAAACGCGGATACGAGCTTGGCCAGGCGACGCTGCAGCAGGTGCTCGAGATGGAGGAGGTTCTTCTTCGCGCGGAGAACGCCCGGGCTGAGGCGGTCCTGACGCTGAACGCAACGGTGGCGCAGATCGAGTACACGGTCGGCGGCGCCCTGCCCGGAGGGCGCGATGTCGGCCCCGAGGTCATGCCATGA
- a CDS encoding ABC transporter ATP-binding protein, which translates to MSSPILSVDNVSKDYRLWHAPSDRLIAPMLESMASIPMMPAAWREGMRRSAEKRARRFHALHPVSFDLNRGESLGIIGRNGAGKSTLLQIIAGTLSPSTGKVACSGRVAALLELGSGFNLDFTGRENVLLTASLQGMTTREAEDALAEVVSFASIGDFLDQPVKTYSSGMMVRLAFAAQTILEPELFIVDEALAVGDIFFQAQCARFFKERLANGMTLLLVSHDLPSVKALCKNALVLHEGRPVFYGPSAEAVSYFHALHQPARQVAAGATAPRQSRLMENERRNWREGASEAGSRTVEIVAVRLLDAQGRPASVFELGDDVVCECVVESTIDVAELQFSMEVTTRHNFVVFGVSSCHLDLPLYQAEAGQQFLVRYKWTASLGAGEYLIDLAVGMGDRGDGAPLALLHRLGHVAAFSVHHGPFKPRFFGVSDLKPSIEKTDFS; encoded by the coding sequence ATGAGTTCCCCCATTCTGTCGGTCGACAACGTCTCGAAAGACTATCGGCTTTGGCATGCACCGTCGGATCGGCTGATTGCACCGATGCTGGAATCGATGGCTTCGATTCCGATGATGCCAGCTGCCTGGCGCGAGGGGATGCGCCGGTCCGCGGAAAAGCGGGCCCGTAGGTTTCATGCGCTCCATCCCGTATCTTTTGACCTGAATCGCGGAGAGAGCCTGGGGATCATCGGTCGCAACGGAGCGGGGAAAAGCACGTTGCTCCAGATCATCGCCGGCACGCTGAGTCCCAGTACGGGGAAGGTGGCGTGCAGCGGTCGTGTTGCGGCGCTGTTGGAACTGGGGTCCGGCTTCAATCTTGATTTTACAGGACGGGAAAACGTGCTGCTGACGGCGAGTCTGCAGGGAATGACCACAAGGGAGGCCGAGGACGCGCTGGCGGAGGTTGTTTCCTTTGCGTCAATCGGCGATTTCCTGGATCAGCCGGTGAAGACTTATTCCAGCGGCATGATGGTGCGCCTCGCGTTTGCGGCCCAGACCATCCTGGAGCCCGAGCTGTTTATTGTGGATGAGGCGCTGGCCGTGGGGGATATCTTTTTTCAGGCGCAGTGCGCGCGTTTTTTCAAGGAACGCCTGGCGAATGGCATGACGCTGCTATTGGTCAGCCATGACCTGCCTTCGGTGAAGGCGCTTTGCAAGAACGCGCTCGTTCTGCATGAAGGACGGCCGGTTTTTTACGGACCCAGCGCCGAGGCGGTGAGTTATTTTCACGCGCTGCACCAACCGGCGCGGCAGGTGGCGGCCGGCGCGACGGCACCCCGGCAGTCGCGATTGATGGAAAACGAGCGCCGCAACTGGCGGGAAGGGGCGTCGGAGGCAGGCTCGAGGACAGTCGAGATCGTGGCGGTGCGTCTGCTCGATGCGCAGGGCCGTCCGGCGTCGGTTTTTGAGCTCGGCGATGATGTTGTTTGTGAGTGCGTGGTGGAATCCACGATCGACGTGGCAGAGCTCCAGTTTTCGATGGAAGTGACCACGCGGCACAATTTTGTGGTTTTCGGCGTTTCGAGCTGCCATTTGGACTTGCCCCTTTACCAAGCGGAGGCAGGGCAGCAATTCCTGGTGAGGTACAAGTGGACGGCGTCGTTGGGCGCTGGGGAGTACCTGATCGATCTGGCGGTGGGCATGGGGGACCGCGGGGATGGAGCGCCTTTGGCGCTGTTGCACAGGCTGGGGCATGTGGCAGCATTCAGTGTGCACCACGGTCCCTTCAAGCCCCGGTTTTTCGGTGTTTCCGATCTGAAACCCAGCATTGAAAAGACCGATTTTTCATAG
- a CDS encoding transposase, translating into MNSLPDKSRKHPRHFPIIPWQGNRRHIYFVTLCTDKRKAILAFPDVHALFDDVIHTTEGWWVSQYLIMPDHIHLFCQPHGDCVIGTDKVRKPSLSAWVKCVKARVSMRWPRPQEQPIWQRDFWDTEIRSERYYQSRWNYVRGNPVRKGLVQKPEDWPYVGACFPR; encoded by the coding sequence ATGAACTCGCTTCCGGACAAAAGCCGAAAACACCCACGTCACTTTCCAATCATTCCCTGGCAGGGCAATCGCCGGCACATCTACTTTGTCACGCTTTGCACCGACAAGAGGAAGGCGATCCTGGCCTTCCCTGACGTGCATGCCCTCTTTGACGACGTGATTCATACAACGGAGGGATGGTGGGTCAGCCAATACCTGATCATGCCGGACCACATTCACCTGTTTTGCCAACCCCATGGAGATTGTGTAATCGGGACGGACAAGGTGCGGAAGCCGTCCCTTTCAGCCTGGGTCAAGTGCGTGAAAGCAAGGGTCTCAATGCGCTGGCCTCGTCCGCAAGAGCAGCCGATATGGCAGCGGGATTTCTGGGATACGGAAATAAGAAGCGAGCGGTATTACCAGTCCCGCTGGAATTATGTCCGAGGCAATCCGGTGAGGAAGGGATTGGTCCAGAAGCCGGAAGACTGGCCGTATGTGGGTGCGTGCTTTCCGAGGTGA